Sequence from the Pectobacterium carotovorum genome:
AGTCTGCCCCCTTAAAGGGCAAAAACACCATTACTGGTGCAAGAGGCATTGCGAGGACGTTGATGGTGAAATCGCCATTTTGTTAGATAGAACTGGTGGTTCTTTGCGCTAATTCTGACTGCTGCTCTAGATTTATGGCTGAATTTGGATAAAATCTAAGCGATAGCGCATTTTACGCAATTTTTTTGTTGCATCGAGCGTTCTGTCTACCTAGAATGCGCAGCACTTGAAGCCGGCTTAGCTCAGTAGGTAGAGCAACTGACTTGTAATCAGTAGGTCACCAGTTCGATTCCGGTAGCCGGCACCATCAAGTACACAATCAGGTGGGGTTCCCGAGCGGCCAAAGGGAGCAGACTGTAAATCTGCCGTCACAGACTTCGAAGGTTCGAATCCTTCCCCCACCACCAAATTCAATCCTGGTAACAGGATATTCGATACGGTAGTAAGACTAAGCCGGATCGACGAAGGCGGGGTCTATAAATTCTTATTCCCCAACTTCAAAATCTACAGAAAAATTAGGTAGCCGAGTTCCAGGATGCGGGCATCGTATAATGGCTATTACCTCAGCCTTCCAAGCTGATGATGTGGGTTCGATTCCCACTGCCCGCTCCAAGATGTGCTGATATAGCTCAGTTGGTAGAGCGCACCCTTGGTAAGGGTGAGGTCGGCAGTTCGAATCTGCCTATCAGCACCACTTCCTTTTCCTCCTCCTGATTTTCTTTCTGTGAATAAATTCAGCAAGCTATTGCTTGGTTGATGTGGTGATACCACCGATTTATCCGTGTCTTAGAGGGACAATCGATGTCTAAAGAAAAATTTGAACGTACAAAACCGCACGTTAACGTCGGTACTATCGGCCACGTTGACCATGGTAAAACAACGCTGACCGCTGCAATCACTACCGTTCTGGCTAAAACCTACGGTGGTAACGCGCGTGCATTCGACCAGATCGATAACGCGCCAGAAGAAAAAGCACGTGGTATCACCATCAACACGTCTCACGTTGAATACGATACCCCGTCTCGCCACTACGCGCACGTTGACTGCCCAGGACACGCCGACTATGTGAAAAACATGATCACCGGTGCTGCCCAGATGGATGGCGCGATCCTGGTTGTTGCTGCGACTGACGGCCCAATGCCTCAGACTCGTGAGCACATCCTGCTGGGTCGTCAGGTTGGCGTTCCTTTCATCATCGTGTTCCTGAACAAATGTGACATGGTTGATGACGAAGAGCTGCTGGAACTGGTTGAGATGGAAGTGCGTGAGCTGCTGTCTCAGTACGACTTCCCAGGCGACGACACGCCAGTCGTTCGTGGTTCTGCGCTGAAAGCGCTGGAAGGCGAAGCTGAGTGGGAAGCAAAAATCATCGAACTGGCAGAGCACCTGGATTCTTATATCCCAGAGCCAGAGCGTGCCATTGACAAGCCGTTCCTGCTGCCAATCGAAGACGTATTCTCCATCTCCGGCCGTGGTACCGTTGTTACCGGTCGTGTAGAGCGCGGTATCGTTAAAGTCGGTGAAGAAGTTGAAATCGTGGGTATCAAAGACACCGCGAAATCTACCTGTACTGGCGTAGAAATGTTCCGCAAACTGCTGGACGAAGGTCGTGCAGGTGAGAACGTTGGTGTTCTGCTGCGTGGTATCAAGCGTGAAGAAATCGAGCGTGGTCAGGTACTGGCTAAGCCGGGTTCAATCAAGCCACACACCAAGTTCGAATCAGAAGTGTATATCCTGAGCAAGGATGAAGGCGGCCGTCATACTCCGTTCTTCAAAGGCTACCGTCCTCAGTTCTACTTCCGTACAACTGACGTAACGGGCACCATCGAACTGCCAGAAGGCGTAGAGATGGTAATGCCGGGCGACAACATCAAAATGGTTGTTACCCTGATCCACCCAATCGCGATGGATGACGGCTTGCGTTTCGCAATCCGTGAAGGCGGCCGTACAGTAGGCGCGGGCGTTGTTGCTAAAGTTATCGCTTAATCGCTGATAACGTTTGACGCGACACGCGATAAAAGGGCATCATTTGATGCCCTTTTTCTACGCTGTCATGGTAGAACCTATCTCATCAGCGATTGTGAGATATAATCATTGGTGAGATAGGCTCTGTAGATACGGCGTAAATACCGAATTATTCGTTTTACAGAACATCTTTCGGTTTGGTTGCCCCGTGGTTACGGGGCAAAGTTATTTGTCTGAATCATTGTGACAGGTTGGTTTATGAGTGCGAATACCGAAGCTCAGGATAGTGGGCGTGGCCTGGAAGTGATTAAGTGGCTGGTAGTAGGTGCCTTGCTGGTTGTTGCGATTGTTGGCAATTATTATTACCGCGAATTTAGTCTTCCTCTGCGTGCATTGGCCGTTGTTATCCTGATCGCCGCTGCCGGTGGTGTGGCACTGCTGACCACGAAAGGCAAAGCAACCGTAGCGTTTGCTCGCGAAGCGCGTACTGAAGTGCGCAAAGTAATTTGGCCGACTCGTCAGGAAACGTTACACACCACGTTAATCGTTGCCGCGGTGACTGCCGTGATGTCACTGATTTTGTGGGGACTGGATGGTATTCTGGTCCGTTTGGTATCGTTTATCACTGGCCTGAGGTTCTAAGATGTCTGAAGCTCCAAAAAAACGTTGGTACGTCGTTCAGGCGTTCTCTGGTTTTGAAGGTCGCGTAGCACAATCACTGCGTGAACATATCAAACTCCATAATATGGAAGAACTGTTTGGCGAAGTCATGGTGCCTACTGAAGAAGTAGTCGAAATCCGTGGTGGCCAGCGTCGCAAGAGCGAGCGCAAGTTTTTCCCTGGTTATGTCTTGGTACAGATGGTGATGGAAGATGCCAGCTGGCATCTAGTACGCAGCGTACCTCGTGTTATGGGGTTCATTGGCGGTACATCCGATCGTCCTGCGCCAATCAGTGACAAAGAAGTGGATGCGATTATGAATCGTCTCCAACAGGTTGGTGACAAACCACGACCGAAAACGCTGTTTGAACCGGGTGAAATGGTTCGCGTTAACGACGGTCCATTTGCTGATTTTAACGGTGTTGTCGAAGAAGTTGACTATGAGAAGAGCCGCCTGAAGGTGTCTGTCTC
This genomic interval carries:
- the tuf gene encoding elongation factor Tu, producing MSKEKFERTKPHVNVGTIGHVDHGKTTLTAAITTVLAKTYGGNARAFDQIDNAPEEKARGITINTSHVEYDTPSRHYAHVDCPGHADYVKNMITGAAQMDGAILVVAATDGPMPQTREHILLGRQVGVPFIIVFLNKCDMVDDEELLELVEMEVRELLSQYDFPGDDTPVVRGSALKALEGEAEWEAKIIELAEHLDSYIPEPERAIDKPFLLPIEDVFSISGRGTVVTGRVERGIVKVGEEVEIVGIKDTAKSTCTGVEMFRKLLDEGRAGENVGVLLRGIKREEIERGQVLAKPGSIKPHTKFESEVYILSKDEGGRHTPFFKGYRPQFYFRTTDVTGTIELPEGVEMVMPGDNIKMVVTLIHPIAMDDGLRFAIREGGRTVGAGVVAKVIA
- the secE gene encoding preprotein translocase subunit SecE — encoded protein: MSANTEAQDSGRGLEVIKWLVVGALLVVAIVGNYYYREFSLPLRALAVVILIAAAGGVALLTTKGKATVAFAREARTEVRKVIWPTRQETLHTTLIVAAVTAVMSLILWGLDGILVRLVSFITGLRF
- the nusG gene encoding transcription termination/antitermination protein NusG, which translates into the protein MSEAPKKRWYVVQAFSGFEGRVAQSLREHIKLHNMEELFGEVMVPTEEVVEIRGGQRRKSERKFFPGYVLVQMVMEDASWHLVRSVPRVMGFIGGTSDRPAPISDKEVDAIMNRLQQVGDKPRPKTLFEPGEMVRVNDGPFADFNGVVEEVDYEKSRLKVSVSIFGRATPVELDFAQVEKG